Part of the Salinigranum rubrum genome is shown below.
TCCCGTGGCGAGCGTGACCTCTCGCTCGCAGCGGAGTTGAGCGAACGCGTCGACCTGCTGAAGTTCACGCCGGGGATGGACCTCGACCGGTACGCCGACTTCCTCCGCGACTCGGACCTCGACGGCCTCGTCGTCGAGGGGACGGGCCTCGGTCACGTCCACACCGACCTCATCCCCACGCTGGGGGAGTTAGTCGACGACGGCACCGTCGTGGCGATGACGAGTCAGTGTCTCGAAGGACGCGTCTGCGACCGCGTCTACGACACCGGGCGCGACCTCCTCGACGCCGGCGTCGTCGAGTGCGGCGACACCCTCCCCGGTACGGCGAAGGTGAAGCTCATGTGGGCGCTCGAAAACCACGCCGACCCGGCGCGCGCCATGGGTGAGGACCTCGCTGGCGAACTCCAAGAGCGGTCCGTCCCCTGGGAGTGAGGGACGAGGGCGGCAGAACTTTTTGCCCGCACCGACCAGAGGGTGCATGGGGCACCTCGAGAACGTCTCCGTCACCGACCTCCAGCGGGCGCTCGACCGCGTCGAGGGGAAGAAGCCCACCCAGCGACTCATCACCGCCATCGCCTACAAACACGGCGTGACGCAGACCGAACTCGCGGCGTGGTACGGCGTCCAGCGGCGGACCATCTACAACTGGCTCACCCGGTTCGACGACCGACCCATCGAGGCGGCCGTCTCCGACGACGAGCGCCCCGGGCGGCCGCGGAAGCTCACGCCCGACCAGCAGGAAGCGCTGTACGCCACGCTCCGCGAACCGCCGACGGAGGTCGGTCTCGACGAGACGGCGTGGACCGCCGACCTCGTCCGTCAGTACACCGAAGAACGGTTCGGCGTGACGTACTCGCGGTCGAGCTGTCGGCGGCTGCTGAGCGAGGCGACCGAGCGCGAGGACGTGGGCGGGTCGTGACCGCGTCGCGCTGGACCGCTCGCCGGTGGGAAATCGTATAAGTTCGCTCGCGGCTCACCCACGGACATGACTGGTTCCGGGTCCCGTGGCTCTCGACGGGACGACCGCGCTGCATGCGACCGCAATCGAGCGGGTGAGCTACGGGCGGAGGACACGGACCGATGACGTCAGTGACCGTCAGGCAGGCGCGGGCGGACGACGCCGCCGACGTCCGGTCGTTCACGCGCGACACCTGGATCGACCGAGAGGTGGACGACTACATCCCGCGGGTGTTCGACGAGTGGGTGCGGACCGACGGCCCCGACCAGCGGACGTTCGTCGCCGAGATTGACGGCCGCGTCGTCGGCCTGGCGCAGTCGGTGTTGCTCTCCGAGGACGAGGCGTGGAGCCAGGGTCTGCGCGTCGCGGCCGACGTTCGAGGGAGGGCGGTCGGGTCGAAGCTCAGTCGCGCGGCGCAAGCGTGGGCGCGCGAGCGCGGCGCGACCGTCACCCGCGGGATGGTGTTCTCGTGGAACGTGATGGGTCTCGGGCACGCTCGCACGAACGGGTTCGATGCCGTCACGGAGTTCCGGTGGGCGCATCCGACGCCCGACGAGGGGGCCGACCCCGCCCTCGACTCCGAGTTCGCGCCTGGATTCGAGGAGGGCGCCGACCCCGCGGCGGCGTGGCGCTTCTGGACCGACAGCGACGCGCGGACGCATCTGGCGGGCCTCGCGCTCTCGACGACCGAGTCGTGGGCGCTCTGTGAACTCACCCGCGAGACGCTCCGGGAGTCGGCAGCCGAGGACGGCCTGTTCGTCGTCTCTCGAGAGGGAACGCGGGGTGTGGCGTTCCGGACACGGGAGATCGATATCGCGGGCGAAGGCGAACGCGAAGAACGACTGGCCGAGTACGGCGTCGCCGCGTGGGACACTCCGAACGCTTGTGAAGCGCTCATGCGCGCAATCGCGCGAGACGCCGGGGAGCGCGGTGCCGACCGCACCCGCGTTCTGATTCCCGAGACGGCCCGCCACGTCAGTGACGTCGCCGCGGCGCGGGTCGCCGTCGCGGACGACCCCGACTTCGTGCTGGCGGCGGACCTGACCGACGGGACGCGGTTCGGCTGATCTTCGACTCGCACTCGCCGCGCGTCAGAACTCGACCGTCTCCTCGATGGCGGCCGCGATGCGCGGCGGGTGCGGGAGGTAGTAGTCCTCCATCGCCAAGAGCGGGACCGGCGTGTCGAAGCCGGTCACCCTTCGGAGGGGGGCTTCGAGGTAGATGAGCGCCCCCTCCGCGACCGTCGCGGCAACCTCGGCGCCGAACCCGCCCGACTTCGCCGCCTCGTGGACGACGACGCAGCGGCCGGTCTTCTTCACCGACTCGACGACCGTCTCGCGGTCGAACGGCGAAATCGAGCGGAGGTCGATGACCTCGGCGCTCGCGTCGAGTTCGTCGACGGCCCGGAGCGTCGGGTGCATCATCGCTCCCCACGAGACGACGGTCACGTCCGAGCCCTCCCGTCGGACCGCGGCCTCGCCCAGAGGGACGGTGTAGGACCCCTCCGATACCTCCTCGCGGAACGAGCGGTAGACCCGTTTCGGCTCCATGAACAGGACCGGGTCGGGGTCGCGGATGGCGGCGGCGAGCAGGCCCTTCGCGTCACCCGGCGTCGACGGGACGGCCACTTTCAGCCCCGGGACGTGCGCGTAGGCGGCTTCGAGGCTCTCGGAGTGGTGTTCGAGCGCCCGGACGCCCGCGCCGTACGGCGTCCGGACGACCATCGGAGCCGAGAGTCGCCCGCGAGTCCGCCAACGGATTCGGCTGGCGTTCGAGACCAGTTGGTCGAACGCAGGGGGGAGGAAGCCGGAGAACTGTATCTCGGCGACGGGGCGGTAGCCGTGGGTCGCGAGGCCGACGGCGGCCCCGACGATGGCGATTTCGGAGAGCGGCATGTCCCGGACGCGTTTCTCGCCGAAAGCGTCGAGGAGACCGTCCGTGGCGCGGAAGACGCCGCCCGACCGCGCGACGTCCTCGCCGAAGACGAGCGTCCGGTCGTCGCGGGCCATCTCCGTGTGGAGCGCGTCGTTGACCGCCTCGACGATGGTCGCCTTCATCATCCACGCTCCCGCTGGTGGATGTACTCGGCCATCTCGGGGTGCGTGTCGAGGAAGTCGCGGTACCACGCCAACTGGGATTCGAGTTCGGGTGTGGGCTCCTCGTAGAGGTGGACGAACATCTCGGCGAGGTCCCGGTGGGGGTAGTCGTCGGCGGCCGCGACGGCCTCGTCGAACAGTTCGTCGACCTCCGCTTGCACCCGCTCCTCGTCGACGTCGTCGAGCAACCCTCGGCCGGCGAGAAAGCCCCGGTAGCGGTCGAGCGGGTCGCGCTCGGCCCACTCGTCGACCTCCGCTTGCTCCCGATACCGGGACGGGTCGTCGCTCGTGGTGTGGGCCGCCCGGCGGTACGTCACCGCCTCGACGAGCGTCGGGCGGCCGTCGAGCGCCCGTCGGCGCGCCGTCGCCACCGCGTTGTAGACGGCGAGGACGTCGTTCCCGTCGACTCGGATGCCGTCGACGCCGTAGGCGAGCGCCTTCTGCGCGACGGTGTCGGCCCCGGTCTGTTTCTCGAACGGCAGGGAGATGGCGTACTGGTTGTTCTGACAGAAGAACACCGCGGGGACCGACAGCACACCGGCGAGGTTGAGCCCCTCGTGGAACGCGCCCGTGGAGGTGGCCCCGTCGCCGAGGTTGGCGAACGCGACCGTGTCGTCGCCGTCCAACTGCATGCCCCAGGCCTTGCCCGTCGCGAGGGGGACGTGCGAGCCGATGGCGATGGCGACGCCGAAGACGTTGGCCCCCTCCATCCGCGACGCGTCCTCGATACCCCGCCAGTACATGACGAGGTCCCGCATCGACAGCCCGTGTAAGAGGAGCGCGCCCGCCTCCCGACCGTACGGGAAGAGCCAGTCGCCGTCGTCGAGGGCGAAGCCGCTCCCCACGATGCTGGCCTCCTGCCCGCGACCCGACGCGTAGGTCCCGAGTTGACCGCGGCGCTGGAGCTTCGTCATGCGGTCGTCGAACGTCCGCTGGAGGAGCAGCCACCGGTAGAGTTCGCGGAACTGGTCGTCCGTGAACGCGGGGACCTCCCCCTCTCTGACGGTGCCGTCGGGCGCGACCACCTGGTACGTCTCGACCGTGAGGTCCGACTGCGAGAGCCCCTCGACCGTCGGCGCTCGCTCGGAGTCGGGGCGGGTCGTTCCTCGCATCCTACTGCCACTCGGGCTCTCGGTCCTCGCGGTAGGCGGTCGTCGCCTCGACGAAGTCCTCGCCGGTCATCGCCTCCGTCTGGAGTTCGAGGTAGCGGTCGAGGAACGCGTCGAAGTCCTGGTCGAAACACGTCAGCATCGCCTGCTTCGAGAGCCGCGCGCCCTGGGAGTTGACTCGCATGTACCGCTCCGTGAGCGCTTCGAACTCCTCGTGCATCGTCTCCTCGTCGACGAGGTGGTCGACCAGGCCGATTCGCTCCGCTTCGTCGCCGTCGACGTTGTTGCCGAGGATGACCATCTTCTTCGCCCGCCCGAGACCGATGTAGCGGGGGAGTCGGAACGTGCCGAGCCCCGGGATGATGCTCTCGTTGATGGCCGGGAGGCCCATCTCGGCCGAGTGAGTGCTGACGCGGATATCGCTGGCGAGCGCCAACTGGAGACCGCCACCGAGCGCGTAGCCGTGGATGAGACAGAGGACGAGCGGTTCCATCGTCTCGAACCGGCGGAGCGCGCGCTCCCACGGCGGGTGGTAGCTCATATCGATCTCGTCGGCCGAGAGGTCCTTCAGGTCGATGCCGGTACAGAACGCCCGACCGGCGCCCTGGATTGTCACCAGACGGAGGTCCTCGTCGTCGGCGAGCAACTGCGAGACGGCGTCGAGGTCTCTGACGCCGTCGTAGTGGAAGGCGTTCAACCGTTCGGTGCGGTCGAGGGTGACGTGAGCGACGTTCCCCTCCTTCTCGACGGTCAGGTGTTCGAATTCGACGTGCATGGCGAGCGTGGCCGAAGACGCGCCGTTTTCACATCAATGTGCGGGGTGGTGCCACAGCGCGGGAGGTGCCGCTGATGGACGGGTCTGCACAGGAATGTGGGTCTCTGTCCTCACGGGACGCGCCGACCGCGGCCCCATTGCCCGGCGAGGGGACGAAGCCGAAGAGAGGGGGCTCAGTCCGCGAGCGGGACTTCCGTTCCGCTGGCCAGCGTGAGCACGTCGTCGAAGAAGCCGAGCGAGTCGTGCGGGCCGGGGTTGGCCTCGGGGTGGTACTGCCGGGTGAGGACGTTCATCTTCCCGTGTTCGAGACCCTCGGCGGTGTCGTCGTTGACGTTCACCTGCGTCACCTCTAGCTCTCCCGGATCGGCGACGGTGTAGCCGTGGTTCTGCGTGGTCATGACGACCTGTTCGGTGTCGAGGTCGAACACGGGTTGGTTGACGCCGCGGTGTCCGAACATCATCTTTTCGGTAGAGCCGCCGAAGGCGTTGGCGACCACCTGCTGGCCGAGACAGATGCCGGCGATGGGGAGTTCACCCGTGAACGCCTCGACGAGTGCCTGAGCCTGCTCGAAGTTCTCCGGGTCGCCCGGGCCGTTCGAGATGAACAGGACGTCCGCGCCGGTCTCTTCGACCATGTCCACGGAGGCGTCGTACGGGAGCAGGTGGACGTCCGCCCCGCGGGCGGTGAGCGACGACGTGATAGAGCCCTTCGCGCCGCAGTCGACGAGGGCGACCGTCGCGTCCGAGCCGCCGTCGTCACCCGCGAAGAACTTCGGTTCGGCCGTGCTGACCTGCTTGCCGATGTCGACGTGCTCGGACATCCCCTTGCATTTCTTCAGCTCTGCTTTCGCGTCCTCGGGCGTGACGTCGTCGCCGACGGCGATGCCGCACTTCATCGCGCCCTGGTCGCGGACGCTGGTGACGACCTCTCGCGTGTCGAGATGGTCGATGGCCGGCACCGACTCGGAGTCGAGCCACTCGACGACCTCCTCGGTGAACTCGCGTGCGATGGCGGCGCGGGGGTGGACCCGTTCGGACTCGAACCGCTCGGTTCGGACGCCGTAGTTGCCGATGAGCGGGTACGAGAACGTGAGGACCTGTTCCTCGTACGAGGGGTCTGTCAGGCTCTCCTCGTAACCGGTGTATGCGGTCGTGAACACTAGCTCGCCACGTGTGCGCCCCGGAACACGGCCACGCGCCTCGAAGACGCGGCCGTCCTCCAGTGCCAGGTAGGCGTCCGACATTACGAGAATCACATGTAGGAGAGGTAATAAGCCTTACTTTCGAAGCCGAGTTACGAAATTCGTAATTTGTAAGAGGTGAACACACTTACTCCCCGTATGGACGACCTCGACCACGAGATCCTCTCGATCCTCCGACGGGACGCACGGACGCCGTACACGGAGATCGCCGACCGCGTCGGGACGTCGGAGGGCACAGTGAGAAACCGCGTCGACAGAATGACGAAAGACGGCGTCATCGAGCGGTTCACCGTCGCCACCCGCACGGGCAACATCAAGGCGATGGTCGAAGTCTCCGTGGCGGTCGACGTGAACACGAGCGAAGTCTCGAAACGGATGGCCGAGTGGGACGACGTCGACTTCGTCTGGCAGGTGTCGGGAGAACAGGACGTCGTCCTCATCGTCGACACGGCGGACACGGCCGCCGTGAACGACCTCATCACGCGTGCGCGGGAGTTAGACGAGGTGAAGAGTACCAAGACGCGCCTTATCCTCGACGAGCGCCTCGGTTAGAGGGAAAACAGGAGGCCGGTTGCGAGGAGGCTCGCGAGAACGAGCGCGCCGACGACGAGGCCCGTCCGGCGTCGATGGAGGCTGCGGTTCGACTCGAACGCCGAGTCGGGGCGACGTCGACCAGTCAGCGTGTAGCGTTCCTTGG
Proteins encoded:
- a CDS encoding thiamine pyrophosphate-dependent dehydrogenase E1 component subunit alpha, whose translation is MRGTTRPDSERAPTVEGLSQSDLTVETYQVVAPDGTVREGEVPAFTDDQFRELYRWLLLQRTFDDRMTKLQRRGQLGTYASGRGQEASIVGSGFALDDGDWLFPYGREAGALLLHGLSMRDLVMYWRGIEDASRMEGANVFGVAIAIGSHVPLATGKAWGMQLDGDDTVAFANLGDGATSTGAFHEGLNLAGVLSVPAVFFCQNNQYAISLPFEKQTGADTVAQKALAYGVDGIRVDGNDVLAVYNAVATARRRALDGRPTLVEAVTYRRAAHTTSDDPSRYREQAEVDEWAERDPLDRYRGFLAGRGLLDDVDEERVQAEVDELFDEAVAAADDYPHRDLAEMFVHLYEEPTPELESQLAWYRDFLDTHPEMAEYIHQRERG
- a CDS encoding enoyl-CoA hydratase/isomerase family protein — encoded protein: MHVEFEHLTVEKEGNVAHVTLDRTERLNAFHYDGVRDLDAVSQLLADDEDLRLVTIQGAGRAFCTGIDLKDLSADEIDMSYHPPWERALRRFETMEPLVLCLIHGYALGGGLQLALASDIRVSTHSAEMGLPAINESIIPGLGTFRLPRYIGLGRAKKMVILGNNVDGDEAERIGLVDHLVDEETMHEEFEALTERYMRVNSQGARLSKQAMLTCFDQDFDAFLDRYLELQTEAMTGEDFVEATTAYREDREPEWQ
- a CDS encoding alpha-ketoacid dehydrogenase subunit beta, producing the protein MKATIVEAVNDALHTEMARDDRTLVFGEDVARSGGVFRATDGLLDAFGEKRVRDMPLSEIAIVGAAVGLATHGYRPVAEIQFSGFLPPAFDQLVSNASRIRWRTRGRLSAPMVVRTPYGAGVRALEHHSESLEAAYAHVPGLKVAVPSTPGDAKGLLAAAIRDPDPVLFMEPKRVYRSFREEVSEGSYTVPLGEAAVRREGSDVTVVSWGAMMHPTLRAVDELDASAEVIDLRSISPFDRETVVESVKKTGRCVVVHEAAKSGGFGAEVAATVAEGALIYLEAPLRRVTGFDTPVPLLAMEDYYLPHPPRIAAAIEETVEF
- a CDS encoding GNAT family N-acetyltransferase, yielding MTSVTVRQARADDAADVRSFTRDTWIDREVDDYIPRVFDEWVRTDGPDQRTFVAEIDGRVVGLAQSVLLSEDEAWSQGLRVAADVRGRAVGSKLSRAAQAWARERGATVTRGMVFSWNVMGLGHARTNGFDAVTEFRWAHPTPDEGADPALDSEFAPGFEEGADPAAAWRFWTDSDARTHLAGLALSTTESWALCELTRETLRESAAEDGLFVVSREGTRGVAFRTREIDIAGEGEREERLAEYGVAAWDTPNACEALMRAIARDAGERGADRTRVLIPETARHVSDVAAARVAVADDPDFVLAADLTDGTRFG
- a CDS encoding Lrp/AsnC family transcriptional regulator; the encoded protein is MDDLDHEILSILRRDARTPYTEIADRVGTSEGTVRNRVDRMTKDGVIERFTVATRTGNIKAMVEVSVAVDVNTSEVSKRMAEWDDVDFVWQVSGEQDVVLIVDTADTAAVNDLITRARELDEVKSTKTRLILDERLG
- the carA gene encoding glutamine-hydrolyzing carbamoyl-phosphate synthase small subunit, whose amino-acid sequence is MSDAYLALEDGRVFEARGRVPGRTRGELVFTTAYTGYEESLTDPSYEEQVLTFSYPLIGNYGVRTERFESERVHPRAAIAREFTEEVVEWLDSESVPAIDHLDTREVVTSVRDQGAMKCGIAVGDDVTPEDAKAELKKCKGMSEHVDIGKQVSTAEPKFFAGDDGGSDATVALVDCGAKGSITSSLTARGADVHLLPYDASVDMVEETGADVLFISNGPGDPENFEQAQALVEAFTGELPIAGICLGQQVVANAFGGSTEKMMFGHRGVNQPVFDLDTEQVVMTTQNHGYTVADPGELEVTQVNVNDDTAEGLEHGKMNVLTRQYHPEANPGPHDSLGFFDDVLTLASGTEVPLAD